One window of Anaerolineales bacterium genomic DNA carries:
- a CDS encoding tetratricopeptide repeat protein, with protein MNKLTIAENALKTGRYRQALKIYRSIVIEEPGNALVRQGLAQALLRMRAHDEAITESKKAIELNPNLSLPHVVMAYAYYSKNDFESFRYIAQEAYKLDPVSADVLTCYGIMLLVDKDQEGAINAFTEAVKINPLDVVARTNLAYAFSLAGNIRESLDQFKKVFLISPSVTTAIRVLSAFHETHASSFGILLVLITATAFFLRNDYLLLPSVIYATYSLLVGIRLILMKKWKQGLFGFGYAILLTIIAALIYGYINNT; from the coding sequence GGTACAGACAGGCGCTAAAGATCTATCGGTCCATTGTGATCGAGGAACCAGGGAACGCTTTAGTCCGTCAGGGATTAGCCCAAGCCTTACTTCGAATGCGAGCGCACGACGAAGCCATAACCGAAAGCAAAAAGGCTATAGAACTAAACCCCAATCTTTCCCTGCCTCATGTTGTTATGGCATACGCCTATTACAGTAAAAACGATTTTGAATCTTTCAGATACATAGCACAAGAGGCATATAAACTGGACCCCGTTTCAGCCGATGTCTTGACTTGTTACGGTATCATGCTTCTGGTAGATAAAGACCAAGAAGGAGCGATAAATGCATTTACAGAAGCGGTGAAAATAAATCCGCTGGATGTAGTCGCCCGTACGAATCTGGCATACGCTTTCAGCCTTGCGGGTAATATAAGGGAGTCTCTGGATCAATTTAAGAAAGTTTTCTTGATTTCTCCATCCGTAACAACGGCTATTCGAGTCCTGTCGGCATTTCATGAGACGCATGCTTCTTCATTCGGAATACTGTTGGTCCTGATTACGGCAACCGCATTTTTTTTACGAAACGATTACCTCTTATTGCCGTCGGTTATTTACGCAACTTATTCATTGTTGGTAGGTATACGCTTGATATTAATGAAGAAATGGAAGCAGGGCTTGTTTGGCTTTGGGTACGCAATTCTGCTGACAATCATAGCTGCGCTGATTTACGGCTATATCAACAATACATAA
- a CDS encoding type II toxin-antitoxin system VapC family toxin: MILCDTNILIEFYRNNPDVVSVMRGIGLSNLAVSVITVGELYYGARDQRELTKLKKHLASLNQIAVDEETSDITLTLLESYALSHRLSLPDAIIAATALRHSIELYTLNLKDFRYIDGLSIYKP; this comes from the coding sequence ATGATCCTCTGCGACACCAATATCCTGATCGAGTTCTATCGAAATAATCCAGACGTGGTTTCAGTCATGCGGGGAATCGGGCTTTCCAATCTTGCCGTCAGCGTCATTACAGTTGGCGAACTTTATTACGGCGCAAGGGATCAGCGCGAGTTGACGAAGCTCAAAAAGCATCTTGCCAGCCTGAATCAAATTGCGGTGGACGAAGAAACTTCTGACATCACTCTCACCCTTTTGGAAAGCTATGCTCTTAGCCATCGTTTGAGTTTGCCAGATGCCATTATCGCGGCAACGGCTTTGCGGCATTCGATTGAGCTTTACACTCTAAACCTCAAGGATTTCCGGTACATTGACGGGCTTTCCATTTATAAACCATAG
- a CDS encoding RHS repeat-associated core domain-containing protein: MIPTNYTYTGQYSYTQDFGLMFYNARWYDPSLGRFAQADSIIPPGVQGLDRYAYVNNSPVNYVDPSGHICVESDGDSDVGMAGNCGGKSNPNYKRGLMGRPSGWTRGRTPEESMADKFASILSSGATGLDILAGTISFAGTILEGAGLIFGESLTPLPGIDGAIGARGAMKFYNKFMNPVENTLGLWSLGMVATADVITNQTTIEIKKSPSSGKPSTELTLGPDTTFALTSIALGNTPLTPEAATDLTANIATVYYDIQRLQGKKPIWGLYQYHIGHENGSDFFDSLSWYDYVSYER; encoded by the coding sequence GTGATTCCCACAAACTACACCTACACGGGACAATACTCCTACACCCAAGATTTCGGCTTGATGTTCTACAACGCCCGCTGGTACGACCCCTCTCTGGGACGCTTTGCCCAAGCGGACAGTATCATCCCACCCGGCGTGCAGGGACTGGACCGCTATGCCTACGTCAACAATTCGCCGGTGAATTATGTCGACCCGAGCGGGCATATTTGCGTGGAAAGCGATGGAGATAGTGATGTTGGAATGGCAGGGAATTGCGGCGGGAAGTCGAATCCCAATTACAAGCGCGGGCTGATGGGCAGGCCCAGTGGGTGGACGAGGGGGAGGACACCAGAGGAATCCATGGCTGATAAGTTTGCTTCTATTCTGAGTTCCGGAGCGACTGGTCTCGATATTTTGGCAGGGACAATAAGTTTTGCAGGAACAATCTTGGAAGGAGCAGGATTAATCTTTGGTGAAAGTCTAACTCCTTTGCCAGGAATCGACGGGGCTATTGGCGCTCGCGGGGCCATGAAGTTTTACAATAAATTCATGAACCCTGTTGAAAACACCCTTGGGCTGTGGTCTTTGGGTATGGTTGCCACAGCAGATGTAATAACAAATCAAACAACCATCGAGATCAAAAAGAGCCCTTCTTCAGGAAAACCATCGACAGAGTTGACATTGGGGCCTGATACAACATTTGCATTAACAAGTATTGCGTTGGGCAACACTCCTCTAACTCCAGAAGCCGCTACTGACCTAACAGCAAACATCGCAACAGTGTATTACGATATTCAAAGGTTACAAGGAAAAAAACCGATATGGGGGTTATACCAATATCACATAGGCCACGAAAATGGCTCAGACTTCTTCGATTCGTTAAGTTGGTACGATTATGTTAGCTATGAAAGATGA
- a CDS encoding nucleotidyl transferase AbiEii/AbiGii toxin family protein, which translates to MNAWPDLRPILKGLDWLVVDGVATRNYMPERMTRDLDFLVRERDSEAVIAKLEAAGYKLEAQLSIPGVLMFSPDGVEVDILFGNAPWLEEAMKNVSTDPAGYPTIALPYLILLKMDAQRAQDWADVSRMLGWASDADLEKVREAFRVYAPQDVEDLESLIFIGKKERETSDSEK; encoded by the coding sequence TGGATTGGCTTGTGGTTGACGGAGTTGCAACCCGTAACTACATGCCTGAACGAATGACAAGGGATCTGGATTTTCTCGTTCGTGAAAGAGACTCTGAGGCTGTTATAGCAAAGCTGGAAGCGGCTGGATATAAACTCGAAGCTCAACTTTCAATCCCGGGTGTGTTAATGTTCTCTCCCGATGGTGTGGAAGTGGATATTTTGTTTGGGAATGCTCCCTGGCTCGAAGAAGCGATGAAAAATGTTTCAACAGACCCGGCAGGGTACCCAACAATTGCCTTGCCCTATTTGATCTTATTGAAAATGGACGCCCAACGTGCCCAGGACTGGGCGGATGTTTCTCGAATGTTGGGATGGGCAAGCGATGCTGATTTGGAAAAAGTTCGTGAAGCCTTTCGGGTATATGCGCCGCAAGATGTGGAAGATTTGGAATCGCTGATCTTTATTGGTAAGAAGGAAAGAGAAACATCTGATTCTGAAAAATAA